Proteins encoded within one genomic window of Episyrphus balteatus chromosome 1, idEpiBalt1.1, whole genome shotgun sequence:
- the LOC129907329 gene encoding E3 ubiquitin-protein ligase SHPRH, with protein sequence MSVKCLCKIGILKTNQETDDDNSFTLTHNDKLYEPINNWYSNCIPDVSKHRDFCIVALKENDSEYLTIFRDGTRHPGRNRNSRENILSLCFPDFQSFFCVAPVEGESTQNEKTTMINDVTAKLYSQLKSAHLADDSKLADSRLSKIDRLQPELRIYQLKSVEWLLRREQEPATLNHFYKKLTSREGPECYVNLLNLDIDDELPQNIDIPSGGILAEEMGLGKTVEIISLILLNQRVLKTEQIKEPEKKKPRLEKSKDKKLLCVCLSTQMKGIIACSKCCLYQHQKCVRSYIDFPLSDQDDEYICPKCWEQEGTIVQTAATVIVSPSTIKLQWLSEINKHTDPPLKVLLYEGVSKHKISPKELASYDVVLTDYTILRQEIHFTASNEIQMSFRKERRRMRVNSPLVLVDWWRVCLDEAQMESTTSNASKTVKQLPAIHRWAVTGTPIQTSLDDLITLLDFIGFQEASASWKILTGQFNRGYSENMIKMLQKVMWRTSKMDVVDELRIPPQSEVLHFVELNDVEKLFYSDEHADCLSAFYDKIKGFADLQGVTNRDLKMILQPMLKLRQDCSIPVLCSKSENNVVKKFLQPHELLEHMKTTNELECKSQLRSMASIYNGMAALYFLQKNYKDAITYYERVMDLSKKYNGTISVDSLLQIHALYNAIQAYRTISSTDSPIINEYEIQCNKLEWKYLEPYAATLLSAEKGYISASNALTKCHEDMSGEFSEVWEGVLQAFEDANRDEQLLNKINDEVFLLHSSSLYERFRMLNSVLMVLETWYKKILKARRELETTFGRFDFFIQNVRPRNDVPIAQWRMMNAFIHSVYDCHLSNFRKVGTAKKPDENKKEKKKLCQLCEAEKQLQTLECLIFDKTLDEKTSNAEGTWNPAMQETAMKAIFSAVKSNVDMKELVRECELQLEAIALMKIEYKELVKLWIEIEYSVKAYDEMDMCKMRISLADPDEEKTNYSIYDYEIEGVLEESKINFDVAQKEFVLKNARLKYIQHLEGNTDPGACPICRSEGQFKYVVLECGHHLCFYCFKTIKQRNKFAKLTCSICRNQQKYENIYYVTRKTINKEGFEIKGDFSSKIQKIILEVIKLKSEDENVKIIMFSQWAPILKAIGEALNENDINFRINKSPQCVEQFKNEKLEITCLLMLLHNRAQGLNLTEATHVFLVEPILNVGEELQAIGRVHRIGQTKPTFVHRFIVQNTIEENIYKTLSEDKTKKSIDLTIENIKQLFEMHSYNS encoded by the exons ATGTCCGTAAAATGTTTATGCAAAATtggtattttgaaaacaaatcaaGAAACCGACGACGACAATTCATTTACACTTACTCATAATGATAAATTATATGAACCTATTAATAATTGGTATTCAAATTGTATTCCAG ATGTTTCCAAACATCGTGATTTTTGTATAGTAGCTTTAAAAGAAAACGATTCAGAGTACTTGACAATATTTCGTGATGGTACTCGACATCCTGGTCGAAATAGAAATTCTCGCGAGAACATACTTTCTTTATGCTTTCCAGATTTTCAATCGTTTTTTTGTGTTGCGCCTGTTGAAGGTGAAAGTACACAAAACGAAAAAACGACTATGATAAATGATGTCACAGCTAAACTTTATAGTCAGTTAAAATCTGCTCATCTTGCAGATGATTCAAAGCTCGCTGACAGTCGATTATCAAAAATCGACCGGCTACAGCCTGAGTTGAGGATATACCAACTCAAATCAGTCGAATGGCTACTCCGTCGAGAGCAAGAGCCGGCGACCTtgaatcatttttataaaaagttgacCTCAAGAGAAGGTCCTGAATGCTATGTGAACTTATTGAATCTTGACATTGACGATGAATTACCACAAAACATTGACATTCCATCGGGTGGTATTTTAGCTGAAGAAATGGGCTTGGGGAAGACAGTAGAAATAATATCCCTGATTCTATTAAATCAGAGAGTCTTAAAAACAGAACAAATTAAAGAACCGGAAAAAAAGAAACCACGTTTAGAAAAGAGTAAAGACAAAAAGTTGTTATGTGTTTGTTTGTCAACTCAAATGAAAGGCATTATAGCATGCTCCAAATGTTGCCTTTATCAACACCAAAAATGTGTTCGTTCTTATATTGACTTTCCACTTTCCGACCAAGACGATGAATATATCTGCCCCAAGTGCTGGGAGCAGGAAGGAACTATTGTTCAAACTGCTGCAACTGTTATTGTCTCTCCTAGCACAATCAAGTTGCAATGGCTTTCTGAAATTAACAAACACACTGATCCACCTTTGAAAGTTCTTCTTTATGAAGGTGTTTCAAAGCATAAAATCAGCCCTAAAGAACTTGCTAGTTATGATGTTGTTTTAACTGATTATACTATCCTTCGGCAAGAGATTCATTTTACTGCATCGAATGAGATACAGATGAGTTTTAGAAAGGAAAGACGAAGAATGAGAGTTAATTCTCCATTGGTCTTAGTTGATTGGTGGAGGGTGTGTTTGGATGAAGCACAGATGGAATCGACGACATCAAATGCTTCGAAGACTGTTAAACAATTGCCAG CAATCCATCGTTGGGCAGTAACGGGTACTCCTATTCAAACTTCCCTAGACGATCTTATAACTTTACTAGACTTTATTGGCTTTCAAGAAGCCAGTGCATCATGGAAAATCTTAACAGGTCAATTCAATCGTGGTTATAGCGAGAATATGATAAAGATGCTACAAAAAGTTATGTGGAGAACTAGTAAAATGGACGTTGTTGACGAACTGAGAATACCACCTCAATCAGAGGTATTGCATTTTGTTGAATTGAATGATGTAGAAAAGCTATTCTATTCGGATGAACATGCTGATTGTTTGAGTGcgttttatgataaaattaaaGGATTTGCAGATTTGCAAGGTGTAACGAATAGAGATTTGAAAATG atATTACAACCAATGTTGAAACTTCGTCAGGATTGTTCCATTCCGGTGCTATGTTCGAAATCGGAAAATAATGTTGTGAAGAAATTTCTTCAGCCACATGAATTGTTGGAACACATGAAGACAACTAATGAACTTGAATGTAAATCACAATTGCGATCGATGGCATCAATTTATAATG GAATGGCCGCATTGTATTTTCTCCAAAAAAACTACAAAGATGCAATTACTTACTACGAACGTGTTATGGATCTGTCTAAAAAGTACAATGGGACTATAAG CGTTGATAGTTTACTTCAAATCCATGCTCTCTACAATGCAATTCAAGCATATCGTACTATCAGTTCAACAGACAGTCCCATAATCAACGAATATGAAATTCAATGCAATAAACTAGAATGGAAGTATTTAGAACCATATGCGGCAACACTTCTATCAGCCGAAAAAGGATACATTTCTGCTTCCAATGCATTAACTAAATGCCATGAAGATATGTCAGGCGAGTTTTCTGAAGTATGGGAAGGTGTTTTACAAGCATTTGAAGATGCAAATAGAGATGAACAgcttctcaataaaataaatgacgAAGTGTTTTTGTTACATAGTAGTAGTCTATATGAAAG ATTTCGAATGCTCAATTCTGTTCTAATGGTACTTGAGACTTGGtacaaaaagattttaaaagctcGAAGAGAACTTGAAACTACATTTGGtagatttgattttttcattcaGAATGTTCGACCTAGAAATGATGTTCCAATAGCACAATGGCGAATGATGAATGCATTTATTCATAGTGTTTACGATTGTCATTTAAGTAATTTTCGAAAG GTCGGAACTGCCAAAAAACCCGATGAGAATAAAAAGGAAAAGAAGAAACTTTGTCAGTTGTGTGAGGCAGAAAAACAATTACAAACTTTGGAGTGTTTGATATTTGACAAGACGCTAGATGAGAAAACAAGTAACGCTGAAGGAACATGGAATCCAGCAATGCAGGAAACTGCGATGAAAG ctatttTTTCGGCTGTTAAGTCAAATGTCGATATGAAAGAGTTAGTTCGAGAATGTGAATTACAACTTGAAGCTATTGCTTTGATGAAGATAGAATACAAG GAACTCGTTAAACTTTGGATTGAGATTGAATATTCCGTAAAGGCGTATGATGAAATGGACATGTGTAAAATGCGAATATCACTTGCTGATCCGGACGAGGAGAAAACTAATTATAGTATTTACGATTATGAG ATCGAAGGCGTTCTTGAAGAATCTAAAATCAACTTTGATGTAGCACAAaaagaatttgtattaaaaaatgctCGTCTGAAATACATTCAACATTTAGAAGGAAATACAGATCCTGGTGCGTGTCCTATATGTCGTTCTGAAGGACAATTTAAG TATGTTGTTCTTGAATGTGGTCATCATTTatgtttctattgttttaaaacaataaagcaACGAAATAAATTTGCCAAACTAACGTGTTCAATATGcagaaatcaacaaaaatatgaaaa CATTTATTATGTTACTCGAAAGACAATCAATAAAGAAGGATTCGAAATTAAAGGAGATTTCTcatcgaaaattcaaaaaattattctagAAGTTATCAAGCTTAAGTCAGAGGATGAAAACgttaaaataataatgttttctCAATGGGCACCGATATTGAAAGCCATCGGAGAAGCTTTAAATGAAAATGATATTAATTTTAGAATAAACAAATCCCCACAATGTGTGGAGCAGTTTAAG AATGAAAAACTTGAGATCACTTGTTTATTAATGCTGCTGCATAATCGAGCACAAGGTCTGAATTTAACTGAAGCAACTCATGTCTTTTTAGTTGAACCAATTTTAAATGTTGGTGAAGAACTTCAAGCTATTGGCAGGGTTCATCGAATTGGACAGACAAA accaACTTTTGTTCATCGTTTTATTGTACAAAATACAATCgaggaaaatatttataaaacccTTTCCGAAGATAAAACCAAGAAATCAATAGATCTCacaattgaaaatattaaacaattattCGAAATGCATTCGTATAATTcatag